From the Coffea eugenioides isolate CCC68of unplaced genomic scaffold, Ceug_1.0 ScVebR1_1631;HRSCAF=2514, whole genome shotgun sequence genome, one window contains:
- the LOC113755626 gene encoding sacsin-like gives MKNSPVESTSSSSSPADNLLLEDFGQKVDLTRRIREVLLNYPEGTTVLKELIQNADDAGATKVSLCLDRRSHGTQSLLSDKLAQWQGPALLAYNDAVFSEDDFVSISRIGGSSKHGQAWKTGRFGVGFNSVYHLTDLPSFISGKYVVIFDPQGVYLPNISAANPGKRIEFVSSSAIFMYKDQFSPYCGYGCDMKNPFHGTFFRFPLRNADQAANSKLSKQSYSEDDISLMFDQLYEEGVFSLLFLKSILSIEMCVWDDDMPEPRKIYSCSVNSVTKDIIWHRQALLRLSNPTDSHDSQMDAFSLEFLSEAMGGNHSDKRTDTYHIVQTMASTSSRIGSFAATAAKDFDIHLLPWASVAACVSDDSSNDNVSKVGQAFCFLPLPVKTGLNVQINGYFEVSSNRRGIWYGADMDRSGRIRSVWNRLLLEDVIAPTFSYLLLGVRHLLGPTNSYYSLWPTGSFQEPWNILVECIYRSISDSPVMYSEVQGGTWISPAGAFLHDVEFSSKSKQISEALVQLGMPVVQLPNSLFNMFLNSASGVQHRVVTPDSVRNFLRGRSSTSVIDRSSNLMLLEYCLEDLVDDDVGKHALNLPLLPLANGDFGSLSEASKGISYFICNDLEHLLLQQISERLIDKNIPPNILSRLLAIARVSGANIKVFNLNEFLLLFCKFVPAGWKYQMEVHWDPSTNSNHPATSWFVLLWRYLKDQCEKLSLFGEWPILPSLSGHLYRPCREIKLLCVDKLSEKMQNLLVKIGCKILNSNYGIDHPDLFHYMYDADGVGVLKSIFDVFTSSDSIEQVFLQCLTAEERDELRHFLLDPKWYIGNFMDDSDILDCKRLPIYSMHGQGSTENLQYSNLLNPQKYLPPLDCPENLLSNEFVSSLSSTEEEVLNRYHGIQRMSKAQFYSQHVLNRVRELETDVRDSIMLSILKQLPQLGVEDASFREHLSNLEFLPTSIGSLRSPSVLYDPRNEELYALLDDSESFPCGVFQESDVLDMLQSLGLKTTISTETILRSARQIERSMHSSPQSAHSKGKVLLSYLEVHAMKWLPESTKNDQRTVNRILSRATSAFKHRHATSDFEKFWNDLRMICWCPVLVSSPYQSLPWPAVSSMVAPPKLVRLYSDLWLVSASMRILDGECSSSALSQYLGWSSPPGGSVIAAQLLELGKNNELVTDLVLRQELALAMPRISSILSGMIGSEEMDIVKAILEGSRWVWVGDGFATLDEVVLDGPLHLAPYIRIIPCDLAVFRDLFLELGIREFLNPSDYAHILFRMATRKESSPLDPQEIRAAILIAQHLADSQSYDDHIKIYLPDMSCRLFNAADLVYNDAPWLLDSEDSERSMGNTTNMSLHVKQIVQKFVHRSISNDVAERLGVRSLRRMVLAESADSMNLSLSGAAEAFGQHEALTTRLRHILEMYADGPGILFELVQNAEDARASQVTFLLDKTQYATSSVLSPEMADWQGPALYCFNDSVFSPQDLYAISRIGQESKLEKPFAIGRFGLGFNCVYHFTDVPSFVSGENIVMFDPHACNLPGISPSHPGLRIKFVGRRVLEQFPDQFSPFLHFGCDLKQSFPGTLFRFPLRSATMASRSQIKKEDYTPNDVLSLFSSFSEVVSETLVFLRNVKTISIFVREGSGTEMQLLHCVRKHHVSESDAESSQIFNVMYGNQQNLFDRGQFLDKLSKSIGAELPWKYQKIVISEQSTSSRKSHLWLTCECLASIHGNNNSSTSDMKFHKYVPWACVASHLKSVNIERELSENAIDPGEIFHITPDLIQVPISTTQDRKIFDGRAFCFLPLPINTGLPVHVNAYFELSSNRRDIWFGNDMAGGGKKRSDWNMHLLEDVAAPAYGRLLEIVAQEIGPCDLYFSFWPTAVGVEPWGLLVRRLYDFISEFELRVLYTRARARGGQWITTKQAIFPDYSFEKASELVDVLSDAGLPVVMMPKVLVEKFMEISSSLHFLTPQLLRRLLIRRKREFRDRSAMTLALEYCLLDLKSPIQSDDFYGLPLIPLSDGSFTKLEKRGLSERIFFAQGAGYDLLKDSVPHQLVDCNIPDFLHKKFCDIAESEDFNISFLTCPLLEKLFLRLLPADWQHARQVIWIPGSEGHPSLQWMGHLWNYLKS, from the exons CTTCAGCCATCTTCATGTACAAAGACCAGTTTTCTCCATATTGTGGTTATGGTTGCGATATGAAAAACCCTTTCCATGGAACTTTTTTTCGTTTCCCTTTGAGAAATGCTGATCAGGCAGCCAATAGTAAGCTCTCCAAGCAATCATACAGTGAAGATGACATCAGTTTGATGTTTGATCAACTATATGAGGAAGGAGTCTTCtcactactttttcttaaaagtATACTGTCAATAGAAATGTGTGTTTGGGATGATGACATGCCTGAGCCTAGGAAGATATATTCTTGCTCCGTCAACTCAGTGACAAAAGATATAATTTGGCACCGCCAGGCACTACTGAGACTGTCAAATCCAACAGACTCCCACGACTCTCAAATGGATGCATTTTCACTGGAGTTCTTAAGTGAGGCAATGGGGGGGAATCATTCTGACAAGAGAACTGACACTTACCATATAGTGCAAACAATGGCATCAACATCCAGTAGGATAGGTTCTTTTGCTGCAACTGCAGCAAAGGATTTTGACATTCACCTGTTGCCTTGGGCATCTGTTGCTGCATGTGTTTCAGATGATTCATCTAAT GATAATGTTTCTAAAGTGGGCCAGGCATTCTGTTTCCTCCCTTTACCTGTCAAAACTGGATTAAATGTGCAAATTAATGGATACTTTGAGGTGTCGTCTAATCGTCGTGGGATTTGGTATGGAGCTGACATGGACAGGTCTGGGAGAATACGTTCGGTCTGGAATAGGCTTCTCTTAGAGGATGTTATAGCTCCtactttttcttatttattgCTTGGTGTGCGGCACTTACTTGGGCCAACAAACTCGTATTACTCATTGTGGCCAACTGGTTCTTTCCAAGAGCCATGGAATATTTTAGTTGAGTGCATTTATAGAAGTATCAGTGACTCTCCTGTGATGTACTCAGAGGTTCAAGGAGGGACATGGATTTCACCAGCTGGAGCTTTTCTTCATGATGTGGAATTTTCAAGTAAAAGTAAGCAAATCAGCGAGGCTCTTGTACAGCTAGGAATGCCTGTGGTTCAGTTGCCAAATAGCCTATTCAATATGTTCTTAAATTCTGCTTCTGGCGTACAGCATAGAGTGGTTACTCCTGATTCAGTACGCAACTTTCTTAGAGGTAGAAGTTCTACAAGTGTAATCGACAGATCCTCTAACCTTATGTTGTTGGAGTATTGCCTTGAGGACCTGGTTGATGATGATGTTGGTAAACATGCACTAAACTTGCCTCTGCTTCCTTTGGCAAATGGTGACTTTGGATCATTGTCCGAAGCTTCAAAGGGTATCTCTTACTTTATTTGCAATGACTTGGAACATTTGCTGCTTCAACAAATCTCAGAAAGATTGATTGATAAGAATATCCCTCCCAACATATTGAGCAGATTGTTAGCTATTGCAAGGGTTTCTGGAGCAAATATAAAAGTATTCAATCTGAATGagtttcttttattattttgtaaatttgtgCCTGCTGGATGGAAATATCAAATGGAAGTCCATTGGGATCCAAGTACAAACTCCAATCATCCAGCTACATCATGGTTTGTGCTGTTGTGGCGCTATCTTAAGGATCAATGTGAAAAGTTGTCCTTATTTGGTGAGTGGCCAATCTTGCCATCACTTTCTGGGCATTTGTATCGACCATGTAGGGAGATAAAATTATTGTGTGTAGACAAATTGTCTGAGAAGATGCAAAATCTCCTCGTTAAGATAGGATGTAAGATACTAAACAGCAATTATGGCATTGATCATCCTGATTTATTTCACTATATGTATGATGCTGATGGAGTTGGTGTTTTGAAGTCTATATTTGATGTGTTTACTTCAAGTGACAGCATTGAACAAGTATTCCTCCAGTGTTTGACAGCAGAAGAGAGAGATGAACTACGCCATTTTCTTCTGGATCCAAAATGGTACATTGGTAACTTTATGGATGATTCTGACATATTGGATTGCAAGAGGTTGCCTATATACAGTATGCATGGTCAAGGATCCACTGAAAATCTTCAGTATTCAAACCTGCTGAATCCTCAAAAGTACTTGCCCCCTTTGGATTGTCCTGAGAACCTCCTTTCTAATGAATTTGTCTCTAGTTTGTCAAGTACCGAAGAGGAGGTGCTGAATAGATATCATGGTATTCAAAGAATGAGCAAGGCACAGTTTTATAGCCAACACGTGCTAAACAGGGTAAGGGAGTTGGAAACTGATGTGCGTGACAGCATTATGCTTTCAATTCTCAAACAGCTGCCTCAATTGGGTGTAGAAGATGCATCTTTTAGGGAACATCTTAGCAATTTGGAATTCCTTCCTACATCTATTGGTTCTTTGCGAAGTCCATCCGTGTTGTATGATCCCAGGAATGAAGAGTTATATGCTTTATTGGATGACTCTGAGAGCTTTCCATGTGGTGTTTTTCAGGAATCAGATGTTTTAGATATGCTGCAAAGTTTGGGTCTTAAGACAACTATTTCTACTGAGACGATATTACGAAGTGCTAGGCAAATTGAACGGTCAATGCATAGCAGTCCACAAAGTGCTCATTCAAAAGGTAAAGTGCTTCTTTCATATCTAGAAGTGCATGCCATGAAATGGTTACCTGAGTCGACCAAGAATGACCAACGAACCGTAAATAGAATTTTGTCAAGAGCTACAAGTGCATTTAAACATCGTCATGCCACATCTGACTTTGAAAAATTCTGGAATGATCTCCGAATGATTTGCTGGTGCCCAGTTCTTGTCTCTTCTCCATATCAGTCTTTACCATGGCCTGCTGTCTCATCTATGGTTGCCCCTCCTAAGCTTGTAAGGCTTTACTCAGATTTGTGGCTTGTTTCTGCTAGCATGCGGATATTGGATGGAGAGTGCTCTTCCTCAGCATTATCACAATATCTTGGTTGGTCTTCTCCACCTGGGGGAAGTGTAATTGCTGCACAATTGCTTGAGCTTGGGAAAAATAATGAACTTGTTACTGATCTGGTGCTTCGGCAGGAATTGGCCTTGGCAATGCCTAGAATATCCTCAATATTAAGTGGCATGATTGGTTCAGAGGAAATGGACATTGTAAAGGCTATTCTAGAAGGTAGCCGATGGGTTTGGGTTGGAGATGGCTTTGCGACCTTGGATGAGGTTGTGCTTGATGGTCCTCTTCATTTGGCTCCTTATATACGAATAATTCCTTGTGACTTGGCTGTTTTCAGGGACCTATTTTTGGAGCTTGGCATTCGAGAATTCTTGAACCCCAGTGATTATGCTCATATTTTGTTTAGGATGGCCACTAGGAAGGAGTCCTCCCCTCTTGATCCCCAGGAGATAAGGGCTGCCATTCTCATAGCGCAACATCTGGCTGATAGTCAGTCTTATGATGATCATATTAAGATCTATCTTCCGGATATGTCATGCAGACTTTTTAATGCTGCAGATTTGGTCTATAATGATGCTCCATGGTTACTGGACTCAGAGGATTCTGAGAGATCTATGGGTAACACAACAAATATGTCTTTACATGTAAAACAAATTGTTCAAAAGTTTGTGCATAGGAGCATATCTAATGATGTAGCAGAGAGGCTTGGTGTGCGCTCTCTTCGGAGAATGGTGCTTGCAGAGAGTGCTGACTCTATGAATTTGAGTTTGTCTGGTGCTGCTGAAGCATTCGGGCAGCATGAAGCGCTAACAACCAGGCTTAGACATATACTGGAAATGTATGCTGATGGGCCTGGTATTTTGTTTGAGCTGGTTCAGAATGCAGAAGATGCAAGAGCTTCCCAAGTGACTTTTTTGTTGGATAAAACTCAATATGCAACTTCATCTGTTCTTTCTCCTGAAATGGCTGATTGGCAGGGCCCTGCTTTGTATTGTTTCAATGACTCTGTTTTCAGTCCTCAAGATTTGTATGCAATTTCACGTATTGGTCAAGAGAGTAAGCTGGAGAAGCCATTTGCAATTGGAAGGTTTGGACTTGGATTTAATTGCGTTTATCACTTTACAGATGTTCCATCTTTTGTTTCAGGGGAAAATATTGTCATGTTTGATCCTCATGCCTGTAATTTACCTGGAATTTCTCCTTCGCACCCTGGGCTGCGGATTAAGTTTGTTGGTAGAAGGGTTTTGGAACAATTTCCTGATCAATTTTCTCCATTTCTACATTTTGGTTGTGATTTGAAGCAATCATTTCCCGGCACTCTGTTCCGCTTTCCTCTGAGGAGTGCTACCATGGCTTCCAGAAGccaaataaagaaagaagaCTACACGCCAAATGATGTATTGTcgctcttttcttctttctcagAAGTTGTTTCTGAGACTTTGGTTTTTCTACGCAATGTGAAGACAATATCCATTTTTGTCAGAGAAGGGTCTGGTACTGAAATGCAATTACTGCATTGTGTTCGCAAGCATCATGTGAGTGAGTCTGACGCTGAAAGCAGTCAAATTTTTAATGTTATGTATGGAAATCAGCAAAACTTATTTGATAGAGGTCAGTTccttgacaaattgagcaagTCCATAGGAGCTGAGTTGCCATGGAAGTATCAGAAGATTGTCATTTCAGAACAGAGCACATCTTCTCGAAAGTCACATTTGTGGCTAACTTGTGAATGCTTGGCTAGTATTCATGGAAATAATAACTCTTCAACCTCTGATATGAAGTTTCATAAGTATGTTCCCTGGGCTTGTGTTGCTTCTCATTTGAAAAGTGTAAACATTGAGAGAGAGTTGAGTGAAAATGCCATAGATCCTGGTGAGATTTTTCACATTACTCCTGACTTAATTCAGGTACCAATAAGTACAACACAGGacagaaaaatttttgatgGTCGTGCCTTCTGTTTCTTGCCACTTCCAATAAATACTGGTCTTCCTGTGCATGTCAATGCATATTTTGAATTGTCTTCAAATAGAAGGGACATATGGTTTGGAAATGACATGGCAGGGGGTGGAAAGAAACGGTCTGATTGGAACATGCATCTCCTTGAAGATGTGGCGGCCCCAGCTTATGGTCGGTTACTTGAAATAGTTGCACAAGAAATTGGCCCTTGTGatttgtatttttcattttggcCAACAGCGGTAGGAGTTGAACCTTGGGGACTACTGGTCCGGCGGCTTTATGACTTTATTTCAGAATTTGAACTTCGTGTATTATATACAAGGGCCAGGGCCAGAGGGGGGCAATGGATCACAACAAAGCAAGCTATTTTTcctgattattcttttgagaaaGCAAGTGAACTTGTGGATGTCTTGTCAGATGCTGGATTACCTGTGGTAATGATGCCTAAGGTACTCGTCGAGAAATTTATGGAGATCTCCTCATCTTTGCATTTTCTTACACCCCAATTACTGCGGAGATTGTTAATTCGGAGGAAACGTGAATTCAGGGATAGAAGTGCAATGACCTTGGCCCTTGAATACTGCTTGCTGGATCTTAAATCCCCCATTCAATCTGATGATTTCTATGGTCTACCACTAATACCTCTTTCTGATGGGTCATTTACAAAATTAGAGAAGAGGGGACTAAGTGAACGAATTTTCTTTGCACAAGGTGCTGGGTATGACCTTCTGAAGGATTCAGTGCCTCATCAACTTGTTGACTGCAACATTCCTGATTTCCTCCATAAGAAGTTCTGTGATATAGCTGAGAGCGAGGATTttaatatttcttttttgacATGCCCGTTGCTTGAGAAACTATTTCTGAGATTACTTCCTGCAGATTGGCAGCATGCTAGACAGGTGATTTGGATTCCTGGATCTGAAGGTCATCCTAGCCTGCAATGGATGGGCCATCTATGGAACTATCTGAAGTCA